GCTCGGCCGGTCGGTGGGCGGCTTGCCGGACCCGGGGGTGGTGGCGAAGGGCGCGTCGTCCAGGTGGACCCGCACCCCCAGCTCCTGGTAGGCCAGGCCGACCACCTGGGCGACGGTGGCGGCCACGGGTGGGCTGTCGGCGCTGGCGTCGATGCAGCAGATGGTGGTGCACCGGCGGCGGAACAGTTCGATCAGGCCGAGGTTGTCGTAGAAGCCGCCATCACTGACCTGGACCAGCGGCGCCCCGGCGGGGTGGGCGCCGAACAGTTCGCGCAGCAGGTAGCTCATGCGCCGGACCCGGGGCAGCCCCGGTTCGTACCAGGCGCGGCCCCCGCGCCCGGTCTGACCGGTGAGGAAGCCCGGGTTGGGCATCCACGCGCCCAGCCGCAGACCACTGACGGCGAACAGTGCCTCATACCACTTGGCGTTCTGGGTGCCGACCGAGGCGGCCAGGGCGGCGCCGCTCAGAGCGACCGCACCCTGCACGGTGAGGTCGCGTTGCAGCCGCGGGGACAGCTGCCGCTCCAACTTGCTGGTCGGCACATAACCGACTTCCGGCCCACCGACGAACTCGCTGCTGAAGGTGTAGGAGACCCGGTTGGCGCCGGCCGGGGTGCGACCGTCGCCGACCGTGGCCGAGGCGGCGAAGATGACCTCGGGAAACTGCCGGGCCACGGCCGGCGCGACGACGCCGTAGCGGGACAGCGTGGTGCGCTCGGCCGGTGCCAACGGCACCGCCAGAGCGGGCTCGCCGGGCCGCCGGACCGACCGGACGGCGAACGTCCGGGCCAGTCGCCGGCGGTAGAACGGGTGCAGGCTCAACGTGGTCTCGTCGACGAAACCACCCAGGAACACGACGACGAGCAACACCAGGACGGCGCCGACCCAGTCGCCCGTGTGGTCGGCGCCCAGGACCGTCGTCGCCGCGCCGCCGAACAACAGCAGCCAGCATGCCGCCAATGCGCCCAAAGCCAGGATGACCAGCAGGATCTGGCCGACGCCGCGGGGCACGGCCTGCGGGATCTGCGGCGAATCATCGGTGAGGTACTTGCGATGTCGCCAGAGCAGGGCGGCCAGGCTCGCGCCGTAGGTGATGAGCACGGCTCCGACCGAGCCGCCCAGGGCGGCCGTCCGATCGCCCAGGCTCAGGATCCAGGCCGCCGCCCAGATCACCGCGGGCAGGCCCAGAGTGAGCGCAACGACGGACCAGAACACCAGGCCGATGGCGGGAGTCGCCCAGTTCAGCGCGTGACGCAGCCGGTGGGCAAGGCCGGGTCGGCCGGACGGATCGCAGTGGGCGGCCGCCCACTGCGCACCCAGCCAGCTCAGCACAACGAGCAGCGCGACGGCGGCGATCGCGATCCAGGTGGTGCGGGCCTCCGCGGCGAACTCCAGGCGCGTGGTCGTCCCGTCCGCGGCGACCCGCAGTGAGGTGAGGGGGACCCGGTTGAGGAAGCAGCCGGCCAGGACACCGAGCGCGATCGCCGGGCCGAACAGCAGCACCAGATTCAGCAGCAGGTGCCGCATCAGCAGCCCGAGGGCGACCAGCACCTCGACCGGGTTGGCCGCGAGATAGCTTGCGTGCCTGCGGATATGGTCCTCCTCGGGGCTACCCTCGACGAAGGCCAGACGAGGATCTCGCAGGACCGTCTCGTCGCCGGTGGGGGCCGGCCCGGCCGCGGTCAGCGCCTGCTGAAAGGCCCCCGCGACGAATCCGCCGCCGGAGACGGCCACCAGGTACCGCGCGCGGTTGAGCACCTTCTCGCGCATGTCCGGGTCCTGGAAGGCGCCGAGCATGACGCTGGCGGCGCGGATCCCGCCCCCGGACAGGCCGACGCCGATCCGGTCGCCGACGGCGGCGTCCAGGGCCTGCAGGTCCGGGCCCCGGCCGGTGTCGTACCCGCGGCGCCACCGGGTCCGGGGACCGGCCTCGGCCGGGCCCGTCGGGACGGTCGGTCCCGGTTCCGCGGCCAGCCCCGGGCCGTCCGTCCTGACGTGCGCGCCCAGCCGCACCGCCGTCAACCCGAGTCCGGTGATCGCCACCAGACTGGCCGGTAGGGCCGCGCCGACGGTGAGGACGCTGGCCACCGCGGCGGCGACCGGCTGGTCGAGCCCCGAGGCGAGGATGCCGGCGCACTCGCCGACGACCGCGAGGACGGCCGCCAGCCGGGCGAAGCCGGCGATCGCGCGGCAGTGCGGGTCGAAGACGACCTGTGTGGCCAGCACCGTGCCCAGGACCAGCGTGAGACCGAACCCCACGATGACGATCCAGTCGGCGGCGACCGCGGTCCGGGGATGTCCGGCCAACGTGTCGATGTCACGGCCCAGCGAGCCGCCGGCGAGCAGCGCGCCGATCGCGGACCCGCTCGCGACGACCGCCGCCACCAGCAGGCTCAGGGCCACGCCGGGGTGAGCCAGTCCGCGGCCGGGCCGACGACCGGGGTGCCTCCGGCGCGCGGTGGCCGGGGCACCCCGATCGACCGGCGCAGGGTTGCGTTGCAGCATCACGGTTCCATCCAGTCGACGATGACTGTCACCCAGCGGACGGTCGGATGTCCCCGAAAGATACAAAAACGGCCAAATCAGACAACCAGAGGTGAGCAGCCCCACCGCCGGTCGGATCGGATGGGGGATGTCGGTGGGCGGGCGTCACTCGCGGGCAGGGCCGACGCCATCGAGGCCGTGGCCCAGCCGTGACCGGCGCAGTGGACCCCCGCACCCTTCGCAGCCGTTAGGCTCATCGTTCATGCGCTCGTAGCTCAGCTGGATAGAGCAGGAGACTTCTAATCTCCCGGTCGCAGGTTCGAATCCTGCCGGGCGCGCTGGGCATCACGACGGGGTGGGCCGCTCCTGGTCGCAGCCGGCCATGGCCGCGAGGCTCGAGGCGGCGGCCCGGACGACGTCGCGCAATTCGGCCGGTTCATCGATGACGACCGGACACTCGAGAGCCAGCAACTTCGGGGGCAGCCAGTCGAGTCGTTGGGCGTGGATCGTCACCCGCCACCAACGGATCTCACTGTCCGCGCCGTCACCGAGCGGCTCGATGATCGCGAGGCCGGCGGGCAGGCGATCCCGGATGTGCTGGTAGCCGGCGCGCACGCGAAGGTCGATGCGGTACCGATAGTCGGCGCGGGCAAAACCCGCTAGCAGATCCTCGAGCGGTCGATGCTCGGCTGGCGCCGGGAAGGTGCCGCTCAGCGGGCGCAGCGCCCGCACCCGGTCGAGTCGAAAGGTGCGGCGCTGCCGGGACGATGAGTCCAGACCGACCAGGTACCAACGTCCCCGGTGCGCCACGAGATCATGGGGTTGCAGCGTGCGCCGGGTGAGGACGTCCTCGCCGGATCGGTAGTCCAGGGTCAGCGGGCGCCGCATCCGGACCGCATCGGCGGCGGTCAGCAGGATCTCGGGATCGGTGGCGGGCGCCGCATCGGGGCTGCCGACGACCGCCGCGGCGAGGAGGGCATCGGCGCGCGCGGCCAGACGCGCCGGCAGGCTCCGGCGGATTTTGGCGATCGCGGTGGCCGTCGCCGTGGCCGTGTGGCCGGTCGGGACGGTGCCGGAACCCGGTACGGCCAGCAGGCCGGCGAGCACGGCGACGGTCTCGTTCTCGTCGAGCATCAGCGGTGGCATCCGCCAGCCCGCCGCGATGCGATAACCGCCATAGCGGCCCGGCCGTGCCTCGATCGGGATGCCCAGATCGCGCAGCCGGTCGACCGTGCGGCGGATGGTCCGCTCGTCGACGTCGAAGCGTTCGGCGAGTTCCGTGGCCGTGCGGACCCCCGCGGATTGCAGAAGTTCGAGCACCTCGAGGGTGCGGGCGACGGGTGTCATGAGGGCGATTCTGCCGTCGAACCCGGACATGTTCTGCCCGGGTTCCTCCCTACCGTCGGCGGCGTCCCCGACCAGGGGCGACCCGCACCATGAACCCGCACCATGAAGGAGCCAGAACCCATGACCGCACTCGCCGCGACCCGCATCTTCACCGACGACGTGGACGCTCTGATCACGTTCTACGAGCGGATCACCGGCCTGACCGCGAACCGGCTTCATCCGCTGTTCGGTGAGATCACCACGCCCCGTGGGACGCTGGCCATCGCCAGCACCGACACGGTGCCGCTGCTCGGTCCGGGGTGCGCCCACGCCGGCGCGAACCGGAGCGTGTGCCTCGATTTCCTGGTCGACGATGTCGACGCGCTGCTCCCGGCGCTGCGGGAGGTCGTCAGCGACTTCGTCAGCGAGCCGACCGACCTGCCCTGGGGGAACCGGTCGGTGCTGTTCCGCGACCCCGATGGCAACCTGGTCAATTTCTTCACGCCCACGACACCGGCTGCGCGGCAGCGCTTCGGCCGGTGAGGGACCGCTCAGCCGCTGGCCGTTCCGGCGTGATCGACCCGTCTGGCTTCCGACTTCTGAGCCGGGGCAGGCGCCAGGCTTCCGGGGCCCGGTGATAGGTCTCGGCACTGGCAGATTCCCCCCGGGGTTGGCCGTGCGAGGCCGTCCGTCCACCGTGATCCGATCGCAAGGTCTGCACGTCGCTCTGACTGACGTGCCGGCGGCAAGGGAGTAATACCGGCCATGCCGGAACCGATCGTTCTTGATGAGCGGGCGTGCCAGGCCGAGCCGCCCCAGGACGCGGCAGGAAGGACGCGGGCCGACACGGTCCTCCGGCGCCCGGTGCGAGCCGTTGCCGATGCTACGACCAAGGCGGTACTCGCCCGGCGCGGAAGCCGGCACGGGTCACGCCCCCGGGTAGGGGGCGTGACCGGGATGCTGTCGTCCGGCTCAGGCCAGGGCGCCCAGCAGCTGATTCAGGAGGGCGACGATCTGGCTCAGGACCGTGCTGAGCGGCAGGGGGCCGTCCAGCAGTCCGGCGATCGCGCAGAGCAGGTTGCCAACCAGGTTGCCGGCTCCGGCCTGGGCGGTGAGGTTCAGGTGCACCGTGTCCAGATGCACCTGCAGGCCGAGCAGGTCAAGATTGAGCGGGCCAAGAACGAGGTCGAGAATCTGGCAGGAGCCGCTGCTCTGGGCCAGGTCGACCGGGATCGCCAGGTCCTGCGTGCCCTGGGTGACGGCGCCGCTGCCATCGGTGATGGTGCCGGTGAAGGAACCGACAGCCTGTGCGGTCCCGTCCGGTGCGGTGATGAACCTTTGTACGGCAAACGTGCCCTGGACAGCGCCGGAGCCGTCGGACAAGGTGCCGGTGAGCGGCGTCGTGGTGGGGTCGATGGTTGCCGGCTGGGTGGTTTGGTCGGCGGTGGCCGGGCCAGCGAGACCGATCGACAGCAGTGCCGCGACGGACAGTCCGATCAACACGGCCAGCATCTTCTTGATCATTGTGCATTCCTTCCCAGATGGACTGAAGAATCCAAGCGGTTCGTCTTGAGGCAATCTCCCTTCTCGCTCCGGCACCCGGCAGGAGCAGCTGTCCAGGTTGGACCAACTGGAACGGGAGATCGCGGTCGAGCGTGAACGGCTGAATCGGGCCAGCGGCGGAGAGTCGCGGAACGACAGCGGTCAACAGACGGACTCGGCGGTCGGTCACACAGATCGCGGCGATCGGCAGGCAGGGTCTGTTGCGCACGTCGACCTGCCGGAGCTGGAGGAGCGGGTGACCGAGAGCCAACGCGAGGCGTGGGCGCTTAATTACCAAGCGGGGGTCGCCGACGCACAGACCCGCACTGGCGAGCGGACCCTGAACCCGTTTCACCCACTGCGCGGCTGAGGGCACGCCCGCGCAGGTCGTCAGCGGCAGGACGGTCCGCGTTCGACCGCCCTGTGGTCTTCGATCTCGCTGGTGATGCTCGCGGGGACGCTGGTCAGCCTTCGTTCTGGTGGGCGTAGACGACGGTGTTGTTGAGGTAGCTGCCGGCACCGGAGTCGAAGTCGCCGCCGCAGGTGATAAGCCGGAGCTCCGGGCCGCTGGTGTTGCGGTACACCTGCAACGTGGGGAAGTCGCTCTTGGGGTAGGAAGCGACGGTGTCGACCGTGAAGGACACGGTGCTGCCGTCGGCTCGATCGACGAACACCTGGTCGCCGGCGGTGAGCGCGGCTAACTCGAAGAACACCGACGGCCCGTTGGCCGCGCTGTCGATGTGCCCTTCCAGGACGGCCGGGCCGACGTCGCCGGGGGCCGGAGATCCGTTGAACCAGGCGGCCTTGTCGTAGTCCGGGCCGGGTGCGGGCACGGCCAGCGACCCGTCCGGGGCCAGCCCCAGCTCGATGAGTTCGGTGTCGACCTCGATCGCCGGGATTCGCAGATGGATCGGGCGGGCCGCGGCCGGCGCCGAGGGGGCCGGTGCGGCGGCCGACTGTTCCGGGGGCTGCGAGGGTTGGGCGGTGGCCGTGGGGATGCCCGACACGGTCGTCGGCGGCGCGGTGTTTGCCGAGCCCGATCCCGGCGATCCGACCACGGTGCTCGGGACGGCGGAAGGGGAGCTGGTGGTCGGCGCCGGTGACCGCGTCGGGCTGGGTGCCGGCGCGGACGCCGCGGGGTTCGGGGCGCTCTGTTGGCTCAGCAGGCCGACGGTGAGCGCGGCGCCGCCGCCGAGCAACAGAACGATCCCGACGACGGCGATGAGGATGCTGCGGGGTGCTGGGCGGCGCCGGGCGATGGGGCCCTGACCCGACCGCCCGGCGTCGCCGGCCATCAGCTGTCGCTGCCGTGCGCGCGGCGCCGGTAGGTGAGCAGTCCGGCTCCACCGATCAGGGCGAGCCCGCCGACGGCCAGCAGCCCGGCATGCTCGACCCCGGCGGTGGACCCGCCACCGGTCTCCACGCCACCGGCGGGAATCCCGCTCATCTGCGACGCGGCCAGCACACCGCACAGGGCGGGGTCGGTGGCCTCGGTCGGCAGGGACGGGTCGAGGTCGGACGTGGTGTCGCCGCTGTACTTGCCGTCGCCGTTGTAGTCGACGCCGTGGATCACCACGACCGCTTCACCGCTGAGCACCTCATCGGCGACGGTGCTGGTGACCTCGATGGAACCCCGCTCGTACTGCAGGGTTCCACCCGGTGCGGTGTCGAACCGATCGACCGCGAGAGCGGAATTCGGTGAGGTGTCCCCGGTCTTGGTCAACGAGACCACGATCTCGCCGTAGGCGGGGCCACCTTCGCTGGTGTTGAGGTGCCCGTCGGCGTTGGCGTCGTCGCCGAGCGTGGGGCATTCATGCCGGGCATCGGCGCCGAAATGGATATGGGCGGCATGCGGCTGGTCGGCCAGCAGGCCGGTGGCGCCCATGTCGACCGTCAGCATCGTGCCGTCGACGGTGACCATGGCGGTGCCGTCGCCGTTCACCCCGTTGCCGGCGACCGGTTGCAGGTCGGCCTGCACCGACCCGGTGGCCGCGGCGGCCGGGATGGCGAACAGCACCATCGCCGCCATTCCGACAGCCGCACCCGTTGCTGCTCGGCGATACATCGATGTCATAGCCACTCCTTTGACGACCGGCGGCGAAGCCCGCGTGGCCCCGTCGAACTGCATCCGTGCTTGATACGGGTGGGCATTCGCAGCGGCGGCGGTCCCGGATTGGTGGGCCGCGGCGCGGATCCGAGTTCCGTCCGCGGCGGTGTGCGCCCAGCGACGCAAGCCCAACTCGCTGTTGATCATGGGAGGAGTGCTGTTGTGGCGCCGGGATACCGGCCTTCTACCCATGATCAACAGCGAGTTTGGTGGCGCCGTGGCGCTCAGAACAGGGAGCGTTCGACGCGTTCCTCGATGGACGGAGGGCCCAAGTTGGTCGGGTTCAGGTTCAGATGACCGGATCCCGGCCGCTGCGTAGCGATCTCGTCGAACCAGCATTGCGGCAACCCGTTCCAGCCTGGCGGGCACAGGGCGGCCCCGGTCGCCGGTGGGCAGGTCGGGCCCATCGACCCTGCCCGGAGCCTCGACGATCCGCTTGGCTGGAACAGGTGGTCCGGCGGCGACAGGGGGCGCGATGGCGAACGAATTCGACGGCCAGGACGACGTGCACCCGCTCGCTCTGCCGGCGGCCCTCCGGCGCCTGGTGCGGTGCGTGGTGGTGACGATGGGGCTGCTGGTGCGGGGACGGCTGCACCAGCCACCGGCCCGGGTCGGGGATCGGCTGACCTTCGCCGACGGGACCTGTGGCCGGGTCTACCGTGAGACGGCGGTGGATCGACCGCCGTCGCTGGATCCGACGGTGCTCGTGGTGACGTTCCGGATGCGGTGGTTGAACGGCCGCGGCGGACAGGCCTACTTCCGCCTCGTCAGCCGGCTGAACACGGTTCTGTTCGCCGGGTTTCCCGGTTTCGTCACCAAACTGTGGGTGGCTGCCGACGAGCAGGACAGGTACCGCGGGCTCTACGAATGGGACGGGTCCGGCCCGGCTCGGGAGTACGTCCGGGCGTTGTGGTGGCCGCTGGCCCTGATCAGCCACCGGGACTCGATCCGCGCCCACGTGCGGCCCGGCCGCCGGCGGGACGACGTGGTCCCCGATTCGCCTCCGGCGGATGACTCCTGGTGGGCGGTGAAACGGGTAGGGAAGCCCTCGGCTACTCACGGAAGCGATTGACGGACAGAGGGTTTCGATGGACCAGGACCAAGTGCTCTACCACCCGGGTCTTCGGCGGAATACGGTCGGATCGACGGTCGGCACGCGGACAAGGAGGTCGCCATGACGACAGTGGACACCCGTCAGGTCGACGCGGTCCCCACCCAGTTCAACTGGCTGGACCGGATGTTCGACGAATGGATCAAGGCATTCCCGGCGGCCCGGAACTTCGGGCTGCACTGGCCCTTCCAGCTGGACGACGTGATCCGGGTGGACGAGTTCCAGGACGACAAGACCCAGGTGATCCGGGCCGAACTTCCCGGCATCGATCCGGACAAGGACCTCGAGATCACGGTGGCGAACGGGCTCCTGCACATCAACGCCGAACGCACGGTCGAGCACGAGACCACGGGCCAGGGATTCACCCGCCACGAACTGCGCTGTGGAAGTCTGACTCGAACCTTGCCGTTGCCGGGCGGCGCCACCGAGTCCGACATCACGGCCACCTACCAGGACGGCATCCTGGAGATCCGGATTCCCGTCGCCGCGCCGGCGGCAACCCGCGAGCCCACCAAGATCGCCGTCAGCAAGTCCTGATCCTCCGGGATCGGCCCCTCGGGCCCGGCCGGTGACGGCCGGGCCCGAGCCATGACGGGCGGACGCCGAAGCCGCTCACCGCGCGGTCAGCGTGATGATGCCCAGATCGAACGAGCGGGCGGCCGCGGACAGCTCGTCGTGGGTGGGCGCGGTGTCGCCGGCGATCACGATGCCGAGGCGCCGTTTGGTCCCCGCCGCACCGAAGCGCCCGAGGAACTCGGCGATCGTGTCGGCCACGGTGGCGGGATCATCGTCCAGAGTGGCTCGCATCCACCGCCGGTGGCCGAAACGGGTGACCTGCACGTCGCGACCGCCGCGCAGGTTGCGCCGCCAGCGGTGCTGGGTGATCACCACCAGCCGGTCGCCCAGCTCGGTGAAGCCGACAGGAATGTCGTACCGGTGACCGGTGCGCCGACCCAGCACGTGCAGGATGAGCACGGAGCCGTCCAGCCACCGGTGCAAGGGTGACCGCAGCGCCCACCGAACCAGCGGATTCACCGCAGTGATCAGCCGCTGGGGTGGCACCACCCGGTCGATCGTGGTGGTCACGCAGATCCTCCCGTCCCGCCGTTGCCGCTACGAGGAGTCAGGCCGCGAGCGTGGACTGCGGCCGATCCGGCGCAGTCCGCCGGATCACGCTCTCGTGCCCGTCGACGACGACCCGGCACCGGGCATGCCGCAGGCAGCTCGGGGCAACCTCCCCGAGAAGCAGGTCAGTGGCCGTGGTGTGTTCGTGGGCGCCCAGAACCAACATCTGGGCGTCGGCGGCAATCCGGCACAGCTCCCGGGCCGGCCGGCCATGGGTGCTGGTCTGGCGCACGGTGGGCTTGACCGGCAGCTCGGCCAGGGCGGCCGAGACCTCGTTGTGCACCATGCACACCGATCCGCGGTGCAGCTCCGGCGACGGCCCGAAAAGCAGTTCGGCCAGGTGCGATTCGCGGCAGTGCACGACCTCGACGGGCGCATGCACGCTGACCGCCTCCCGCAGGGCCCAGCGCAGAGCGGCCAGACTGCTCGGCGACCCGTCAAGACCGACCACGATGCGCCGTGGAGTGGTGGAAGCCATGCCGGTGCACCCCTTTTCCCTCGTCACCCGGGCCCGACCCGGACCGGTGTTCCTGCCCCGACGGTAACCATCGGCGCCGCCCGGAGGCAGGGACGAAGGTCCCTGGGTGGGGCGCCGGTAGCGCGGGGCCGGACACGGGACCTTTGACCGTTGACCGGACCTCGGCCGGGCCACCAGGCTGGATGGGGCAGACCCGGGCGGAGGAGTCCATGATGCAAGCACGAGATGTGATGTCCCGCCCGGTGGTCACCGTGACCCCGGCGACGACGGCCGCGGACGCGGCCAGGCTGCTGTGTGCCCACGGTTTCACGGCCCTGCCGGTGGTCGAGGGGGACGGTCTGGTCGGGATCGTCACCGAGGCCGATCTGATCGACGACCCGGGTGGGTCGCTGCACCCCCGCCCGGGCCGGCACGAGGCGGCATCCTCGGAACTACTGGTCCGGGACGTGATGAGCGCGCCCGTGCGGTCGTTGACCAAGACCGCCGACGTGGCCGACACCGCGGCGATGATGGTTCGGGACCGGATCCGGAGCCTGCCGGTGGTCGACGGTGGGCGCGTGATCGGGATCGTCACCCGCCGCGACCTGCTGCGCGCGGGGCTGGCCCACATCGACCAGGATCTGGCCGACGAGATCAGCCGGCAGCTGGCCCAGGTGGACACGCCGAACCGGTGGCGGGTCACCGTCGAGGACGGCGTGGCCGATATCGAGGACTACGGCAGCGATGTCGAGGACCGTGAACGGGCCGCCCGACTCGCGGCCGAGGTCCCCGGAGTGGCCGCCGTGCGTGCGCGGCATCAGACGCCGGATCCGTTCTGACCCGAGCGGCCGAGCATCACAGTCAATTCGAGCAGCAGTCTATCCGAGCAGGAGAAGGGCCGGGGCCGTCACCGGCCCCGGCCTTCGCCGGTTCACTCGGCGGGC
This genomic window from Nakamurella multipartita DSM 44233 contains:
- a CDS encoding helix-turn-helix transcriptional regulator yields the protein MSGFDGRIALMTPVARTLEVLELLQSAGVRTATELAERFDVDERTIRRTVDRLRDLGIPIEARPGRYGGYRIAAGWRMPPLMLDENETVAVLAGLLAVPGSGTVPTGHTATATATAIAKIRRSLPARLAARADALLAAAVVGSPDAAPATDPEILLTAADAVRMRRPLTLDYRSGEDVLTRRTLQPHDLVAHRGRWYLVGLDSSSRQRRTFRLDRVRALRPLSGTFPAPAEHRPLEDLLAGFARADYRYRIDLRVRAGYQHIRDRLPAGLAIIEPLGDGADSEIRWWRVTIHAQRLDWLPPKLLALECPVVIDEPAELRDVVRAAASSLAAMAGCDQERPTPS
- a CDS encoding VOC family protein, encoding MTALAATRIFTDDVDALITFYERITGLTANRLHPLFGEITTPRGTLAIASTDTVPLLGPGCAHAGANRSVCLDFLVDDVDALLPALREVVSDFVSEPTDLPWGNRSVLFRDPDGNLVNFFTPTTPAARQRFGR
- a CDS encoding CBS domain-containing protein — translated: MMQARDVMSRPVVTVTPATTAADAARLLCAHGFTALPVVEGDGLVGIVTEADLIDDPGGSLHPRPGRHEAASSELLVRDVMSAPVRSLTKTADVADTAAMMVRDRIRSLPVVDGGRVIGIVTRRDLLRAGLAHIDQDLADEISRQLAQVDTPNRWRVTVEDGVADIEDYGSDVEDRERAARLAAEVPGVAAVRARHQTPDPF
- a CDS encoding PNPOx family protein; its protein translation is MTTTIDRVVPPQRLITAVNPLVRWALRSPLHRWLDGSVLILHVLGRRTGHRYDIPVGFTELGDRLVVITQHRWRRNLRGGRDVQVTRFGHRRWMRATLDDDPATVADTIAEFLGRFGAAGTKRRLGIVIAGDTAPTHDELSAAARSFDLGIITLTAR
- a CDS encoding LPXTG cell wall anchor domain-containing protein, yielding MTSMYRRAATGAAVGMAAMVLFAIPAAAATGSVQADLQPVAGNGVNGDGTAMVTVDGTMLTVDMGATGLLADQPHAAHIHFGADARHECPTLGDDANADGHLNTSEGGPAYGEIVVSLTKTGDTSPNSALAVDRFDTAPGGTLQYERGSIEVTSTVADEVLSGEAVVVIHGVDYNGDGKYSGDTTSDLDPSLPTEATDPALCGVLAASQMSGIPAGGVETGGGSTAGVEHAGLLAVGGLALIGGAGLLTYRRRAHGSDS
- a CDS encoding Hsp20/alpha crystallin family protein; protein product: MTTVDTRQVDAVPTQFNWLDRMFDEWIKAFPAARNFGLHWPFQLDDVIRVDEFQDDKTQVIRAELPGIDPDKDLEITVANGLLHINAERTVEHETTGQGFTRHELRCGSLTRTLPLPGGATESDITATYQDGILEIRIPVAAPAATREPTKIAVSKS
- a CDS encoding class F sortase, whose translation is MAGDAGRSGQGPIARRRPAPRSILIAVVGIVLLLGGGAALTVGLLSQQSAPNPAASAPAPSPTRSPAPTTSSPSAVPSTVVGSPGSGSANTAPPTTVSGIPTATAQPSQPPEQSAAAPAPSAPAAARPIHLRIPAIEVDTELIELGLAPDGSLAVPAPGPDYDKAAWFNGSPAPGDVGPAVLEGHIDSAANGPSVFFELAALTAGDQVFVDRADGSTVSFTVDTVASYPKSDFPTLQVYRNTSGPELRLITCGGDFDSGAGSYLNNTVVYAHQNEG
- a CDS encoding universal stress protein; translated protein: MASTTPRRIVVGLDGSPSSLAALRWALREAVSVHAPVEVVHCRESHLAELLFGPSPELHRGSVCMVHNEVSAALAELPVKPTVRQTSTHGRPARELCRIAADAQMLVLGAHEHTTATDLLLGEVAPSCLRHARCRVVVDGHESVIRRTAPDRPQSTLAA